Proteins encoded in a region of the Deltaproteobacteria bacterium genome:
- a CDS encoding HigA family addiction module antidote protein, whose protein sequence is MKPIHPGRILKREITARNLSANKLALILRVPSGRITQILNERRGISSETALRLSRYFGNSAQFWMNLQTRYELTVTEHEMGSRINLEVQQPA, encoded by the coding sequence ATGAAACCAATTCATCCGGGACGTATTCTTAAAAGAGAAATAACGGCCCGAAACCTTTCAGCCAATAAATTGGCTTTGATATTACGTGTCCCATCAGGACGTATTACCCAAATTCTCAACGAAAGACGTGGAATTAGTTCAGAAACAGCGCTTCGGTTATCCCGGTATTTTGGAAACAGCGCTCAGTTTTGGATGAACCTTCAAACCAGATACGAACTAACAGTTACCGAACATGAAATGGGTTCAAGAATTAACCTCGAGGTGCAACAACCTGCTTAA